Proteins encoded within one genomic window of uncultured Draconibacterium sp.:
- a CDS encoding SRPBCC domain-containing protein, with amino-acid sequence MNKEIRTSVRINAAKEKVWQVLTDFEKYPEWNTFITSLSGEVKEGKQIRVKLPGMIFKPVVLKYKKNSEFRWLGHLVFKGLFDGEHKFLLIDNDDGTTTFEQSERFSGILVRLLAKHLDSKTKSDFGQMNREIKLRVETVEI; translated from the coding sequence ATGAACAAGGAAATTAGAACATCGGTTCGGATAAATGCAGCAAAAGAGAAAGTTTGGCAGGTATTAACTGACTTTGAAAAATACCCGGAGTGGAATACGTTTATCACTTCGTTATCCGGCGAAGTAAAAGAAGGGAAACAGATTCGTGTAAAGTTGCCGGGAATGATCTTTAAACCCGTCGTTCTGAAGTATAAAAAGAACAGCGAGTTCCGGTGGCTGGGGCATTTAGTGTTTAAAGGTTTGTTTGATGGCGAGCATAAATTTTTGCTCATTGATAACGACGACGGAACAACTACCTTCGAACAAAGCGAACGTTTTAGCGGCATATTGGTACGGCTGCTAGCAAAACACCTCGACAGCAAAACCAAATCGGACTTCGGGCAAATGAACCGGGAAATAAAATTACGAGTGGAAACAGTGGAAATATGA
- a CDS encoding ATP-binding protein, whose protein sequence is MENYIIIVNILSAIVLFLSAVIVFVQLYHKRVQYKILFGVALLILLTGSIINIYQHTTIQERAEEFEQILSILFLPILIFAIYESIIGEQLRNRIKSEQKFKGIFNQTFSFVSLLDGEGRILEANSSACEFIGYYRDEYKGLLFPETRWWEHSVREREKLFGAIEKARQGKTVRYETTNADKEGKIRYIDLSLKPVHDSHNSLIYLIAEGRDITEIKSTRLELEKHKKNLEDLVDKRTLELKTANEELQIINEALHEKNTIINEQNSKLINALNDLKETQAQLFQADKMASLGVLTAGVAHEINNPLNYIMGAYEGLKLQGAHAGDEDAEILLNAIKTGVDRVAGIVKSLNQFSRNTSSDNEECHIHEILDDSLVMLQSQLNNRIQVHKSYSNETFITFGNVGNIHQVFLNILSNAEQGIEGTGEIVIKTSKKDNHLIITISDTGKGIEQEELTKITDPFYTTKDPGKGTGLGLSIAFGIIKDHGGSLEFESEVNKGTTVTVILPQKGMKHE, encoded by the coding sequence ATGGAAAATTATATTATTATAGTAAACATATTATCTGCAATTGTTCTTTTCCTGTCGGCAGTAATTGTTTTTGTGCAGCTCTACCACAAAAGGGTTCAATACAAAATTTTATTTGGAGTTGCCTTACTCATCTTACTCACCGGATCGATCATCAACATTTATCAGCACACTACAATTCAGGAAAGAGCAGAAGAATTTGAACAAATTTTAAGTATACTTTTTCTGCCTATTTTAATTTTTGCCATCTACGAAAGTATTATTGGCGAACAGCTGCGCAACCGTATAAAGAGCGAGCAGAAATTTAAGGGGATTTTCAACCAAACATTTTCGTTTGTTAGCTTGCTCGATGGCGAGGGACGCATATTGGAAGCCAATTCCTCTGCGTGCGAATTTATCGGGTATTACAGAGATGAATACAAGGGATTGTTATTTCCTGAAACCAGGTGGTGGGAACATTCTGTCCGGGAAAGAGAAAAATTGTTTGGAGCAATTGAAAAGGCCCGGCAAGGCAAAACTGTTAGGTATGAAACCACAAATGCAGATAAAGAAGGCAAAATTCGTTATATCGACCTTTCGTTAAAACCGGTTCACGATTCGCACAATTCGCTCATTTATTTAATAGCTGAAGGCCGCGATATTACCGAAATAAAATCGACAAGGCTGGAGCTGGAGAAACACAAAAAGAACCTGGAAGATCTGGTCGATAAACGTACATTGGAGTTAAAAACTGCCAATGAAGAGTTGCAGATAATAAACGAAGCCTTACACGAAAAAAATACCATAATTAACGAGCAGAATTCGAAGTTAATAAACGCCCTTAACGACTTAAAAGAAACCCAGGCGCAGTTGTTCCAGGCCGATAAAATGGCTTCGCTGGGTGTGTTAACGGCCGGAGTTGCTCACGAAATTAACAATCCGTTGAACTACATAATGGGCGCTTACGAAGGTTTAAAACTACAGGGTGCGCATGCCGGCGACGAGGATGCCGAAATTCTTCTAAATGCAATTAAAACAGGGGTAGATCGGGTTGCGGGTATTGTAAAAAGCCTGAACCAGTTTAGCCGCAATACGTCGTCCGACAACGAAGAATGTCATATTCATGAAATACTCGACGACAGCCTGGTAATGTTACAAAGCCAGTTAAATAATAGAATTCAGGTTCATAAAAGCTATTCAAACGAAACATTTATTACTTTTGGCAATGTTGGAAATATTCATCAGGTATTTTTGAATATTCTTTCCAATGCCGAACAAGGCATTGAAGGGACAGGGGAAATAGTTATAAAAACATCGAAAAAGGACAACCATTTAATCATTACTATTTCCGATACAGGCAAAGGAATAGAACAAGAAGAACTGACGAAGATTACCGACCCGTTTTATACGACCAAAGACCCGGGGAAAGGAACCGGTTTAGGTCTTTCAATTGCTTTCGGAATTATTAAGGACCACGGAGGCAGTCTTGAATTTGAGTCGGAAGTAAACAAAGGAACAACCGTAACAGTAATACTACCACAAAAAGGAATGAAGCATGAGTAA
- a CDS encoding Crp/Fnr family transcriptional regulator has translation MDELKKQISSYFGLSNERLDEIAALFAETELNKGAYFIKTGQHCNKLSFIKSGFIRVYSKLNDREVTQWIGGKDYFLTELNSFLFDHPARWNIMALTDCKLYTLDKANYRRLKEMVPNWDEIEKKIIAGCFVTLENRIFDQLSLSAEERYNKLFQQNKELLNQVPLQYIASMLGMSPETFSRIRNKQNS, from the coding sequence GTGGACGAACTAAAAAAGCAGATCAGTTCCTATTTTGGGTTAAGCAATGAGCGCCTCGACGAAATTGCAGCCCTCTTTGCCGAAACAGAATTAAACAAAGGTGCCTATTTTATAAAAACCGGTCAGCATTGCAACAAACTCAGTTTCATTAAAAGTGGTTTTATCCGTGTTTATTCAAAATTGAATGATCGGGAAGTTACGCAATGGATCGGTGGAAAAGATTATTTCCTGACCGAATTAAACAGCTTCCTGTTCGACCATCCGGCCCGATGGAATATAATGGCTTTGACTGATTGTAAACTTTACACCCTCGACAAAGCAAATTACCGGCGCTTAAAAGAAATGGTGCCCAATTGGGACGAAATAGAAAAGAAGATCATTGCAGGTTGTTTTGTTACCCTCGAAAACCGCATTTTCGATCAGCTTTCGCTAAGTGCCGAAGAACGCTACAACAAACTGTTTCAGCAAAATAAAGAACTGCTCAACCAGGTTCCCTTACAATATATCGCTTCCATGCTGGGCATGTCGCCCGAAACATTCAGCAGAATCAGAAATAAACAAAACTCTTGA
- a CDS encoding response regulator has protein sequence MSNKPKILYVDDEEINTTVFQLTFSKVFEVLTADSGAKGMEIINKDPDIKFVISDMRMPAMSGLEFIREIKNVCEHIPCSILSGYQQSPEILTALDNGEIVDYLIKPFNKGAIEELVLKHISST, from the coding sequence ATGAGTAACAAACCCAAAATACTTTATGTGGACGATGAAGAAATAAATACCACCGTTTTTCAATTAACCTTCTCAAAAGTTTTTGAAGTGTTAACAGCCGACAGTGGCGCGAAAGGCATGGAGATAATTAATAAGGACCCGGACATAAAATTTGTAATCTCCGATATGCGAATGCCCGCTATGAGTGGCCTGGAGTTTATCCGGGAAATTAAAAATGTATGCGAGCATATTCCCTGTAGCATACTGTCGGGTTACCAGCAAAGCCCTGAAATTTTAACGGCTCTGGATAATGGAGAAATTGTCGACTATTTAATAAAACCCTTTAACAAAGGAGCAATCGAGGAATTAGTTCTAAAGCACATTAGCAGCACCTGA
- a CDS encoding VOC family protein: MRSNIVSWVEIPVKQMARAINFYETVFSVGLEKNHGGEFDMAWFPYSEGKYGSGAALVLHKEFYQPCSNGVVVYLASPAGDLDVELERVEDAGGKILQHKNKIAGDHGYIAVILDTEGNRVALHSKE; this comes from the coding sequence ATGAGAAGCAACATTGTTAGCTGGGTTGAAATTCCGGTAAAACAAATGGCTCGTGCCATTAACTTTTACGAAACAGTTTTTAGTGTTGGATTGGAAAAAAACCACGGAGGAGAATTCGACATGGCCTGGTTCCCGTACTCCGAAGGTAAATATGGCTCGGGTGCGGCACTGGTTCTCCACAAAGAGTTTTACCAACCGTGTTCCAACGGAGTGGTTGTTTACCTGGCTTCCCCGGCAGGAGACTTAGATGTGGAGCTTGAAAGAGTGGAAGATGCCGGTGGAAAAATACTACAGCATAAGAACAAGATTGCGGGCGACCACGGATACATAGCCGTTATTCTTGACACCGAAGGAAACAGGGTTGCTTTACATTCGAAAGAATAA
- a CDS encoding GNAT family N-acetyltransferase, giving the protein MIEISTDKEKLDIQVIHNYLSNESYWAKGRAMETVQRSIENSLCFGVYSENKQVGFARVITDYAVFAWLLDVFILPEYQGKGYGKKLMQAITTHNDLQGIRRWGLGTDDAHGLYKQFGFAPLQKPETMMEILNKTTGK; this is encoded by the coding sequence ATGATTGAAATTTCAACCGATAAAGAAAAACTCGATATTCAGGTCATTCATAATTATTTGTCGAACGAATCGTATTGGGCAAAAGGGCGTGCTATGGAAACCGTGCAACGCTCGATCGAAAACTCACTGTGTTTTGGTGTTTACAGCGAAAACAAGCAGGTTGGATTTGCCCGCGTAATCACCGATTATGCAGTATTTGCCTGGCTGCTCGATGTTTTTATTCTCCCGGAATACCAGGGGAAAGGTTACGGCAAAAAGTTAATGCAAGCCATAACAACACATAACGATTTGCAGGGGATTAGGCGTTGGGGCCTGGGGACCGACGATGCACACGGGCTTTACAAACAATTTGGGTTTGCACCGTTACAAAAGCCTGAAACCATGATGGAGATTCTGAATAAAACTACCGGGAAATAA
- a CDS encoding kelch repeat-containing protein, whose translation MKVPFPKLLLSQIIALLLFSCSTETETIIYESPNIRIISVDATSLNSYTIHLDINEGEGQVLQKVEIVFKDITIEGEADIKFEYAISDYENFPNTIEARNLKRNHDYEITAYLHTNKYSYQSNLQILRSIKNTFQVRIWDDERFSYLDESISAYLNREDEFVVNIDYVNGYEPQSLEIKLDGTSPLEIDANYSNITETDGIITLTKLVKIPMDAPIGEHHVHVYIDGIELVSVNTLKILERQWEIFDSNFEDFYRGDFSWFKLDNKLYIVGGNYPQTQLTESPVWEFDIDNKIWTRKNNFQYVHDIISIQDAQGKVEILPYPIQYNNEGYILVKYDLPSFYEQDGYTLTKYERIMELWKYNTSDDSWKKITDYQGKTNDYMMSFVINDKLYLGGGFIHDDSAVDQLRRNKEFWCYSFNNNNWEQLNDVPVEILFWRLPTCTVNDKAYVFSTYNNFWEYNPSGDSWVPLGKFPGSYRHHTQMVSFNGNLYLIGGEAEIPEYKPDCWRYYPSTNKWEMIAMFSNGISDWGVSFTHNNSIYTGLGYYIDRNSWLGDIYKLNME comes from the coding sequence ATGAAAGTACCTTTCCCAAAACTATTATTAAGTCAGATAATCGCCTTGCTTTTGTTTTCATGTTCAACTGAAACCGAGACGATTATTTATGAATCGCCGAATATTAGAATTATATCGGTTGACGCCACTTCGTTAAACTCATATACAATACACCTTGATATAAACGAAGGAGAAGGGCAAGTTCTTCAAAAAGTGGAAATTGTTTTTAAAGATATTACAATTGAGGGCGAAGCAGACATAAAGTTTGAGTATGCAATTTCTGATTACGAGAATTTCCCTAATACAATTGAGGCTCGTAATCTTAAAAGAAATCACGATTACGAAATTACAGCCTATTTACACACCAATAAATACAGCTACCAATCAAACCTCCAAATTCTTCGTTCAATAAAAAATACATTTCAAGTCCGAATATGGGATGATGAACGTTTCTCATATTTAGATGAATCTATTTCAGCTTACCTTAATAGGGAAGATGAGTTTGTGGTGAATATTGATTATGTAAATGGATATGAACCTCAATCATTAGAAATAAAACTTGATGGAACAAGTCCATTGGAAATAGATGCCAATTATAGTAATATAACTGAAACAGATGGGATTATAACTCTAACAAAACTGGTGAAAATCCCAATGGATGCACCAATTGGAGAACATCATGTTCATGTTTATATCGATGGTATTGAATTGGTCTCAGTAAACACGCTTAAAATACTGGAAAGACAATGGGAAATTTTTGACTCAAATTTTGAGGATTTTTATCGTGGGGATTTTTCCTGGTTCAAGCTGGATAATAAACTCTACATTGTTGGTGGGAATTATCCACAAACCCAGCTTACCGAATCGCCCGTTTGGGAATTTGACATCGATAATAAAATTTGGACGCGAAAAAATAATTTTCAATATGTCCACGACATTATCTCAATACAAGATGCGCAAGGCAAAGTAGAAATACTTCCTTATCCTATCCAGTACAATAACGAAGGCTACATCTTGGTAAAATATGATCTCCCCTCATTTTATGAACAAGACGGGTATACCCTAACGAAGTATGAGAGGATAATGGAATTATGGAAGTATAACACTTCTGATGATTCGTGGAAAAAGATTACAGATTACCAAGGAAAAACCAACGATTACATGATGAGCTTTGTAATAAATGACAAGCTCTACCTTGGTGGTGGTTTTATACACGATGATAGTGCTGTTGACCAACTGCGACGCAATAAAGAATTCTGGTGTTATTCGTTCAACAATAATAATTGGGAACAACTAAACGATGTTCCTGTTGAGATTCTGTTCTGGCGTTTGCCAACATGTACAGTGAATGATAAAGCCTACGTTTTTTCTACGTATAATAACTTCTGGGAATATAACCCCAGTGGTGATAGTTGGGTTCCACTTGGAAAGTTTCCTGGTTCGTATAGACATCATACGCAAATGGTTTCATTCAACGGTAATTTATATCTTATAGGAGGAGAAGCAGAAATCCCAGAATACAAACCAGATTGCTGGAGGTACTATCCTTCTACTAATAAATGGGAGATGATAGCTATGTTTTCCAATGGCATAAGCGATTGGGGAGTTAGTTTTACGCACAATAATAGCATTTATACGGGATTAGGTTACTACATTGACAGGAATAGCTGGCTTGGTGACATATACAAACTAAACATGGAATAG
- a CDS encoding fibronectin type III domain-containing protein, translating into MSKSKTIYTLLFAALIGFAVNSCTETEYIYVIEEPETDPPTRQSLGNFEIESAVVSDKDAMVSWSAPKVPDSIKLTYEVGLNDSVVFYNLTSRNVLIQNLSPFSSYKVSVKAYDSDRNYSVADTLIKTRGSNNLQPILKFNLDYKTFQFMKIKRTADNGFMILGMGQHTFYGYSSRNFMLKINQNFEIEWLKEFDWEEKNNYETVLDFVECPDGSYVIAQYLSVVKVDAYGNKLWQIRLAESYEEMLGSHMAYNQLTGDTYFCGLFGSGHGFTIININSEGQKVWEKSFPYSKNVYCSGVEFIDNQLFFAGNIGEEERLFIAGFSSEGTKLYDKELPNEYAYADVILNSEVTSDGNILLYGAIAGEMGEYGYYNTQMQIIKLNINGDILWRIYPDYPDGKVFSSVWLSTIENNDTRIFQTSHDRGSELYRINSDGNILMTGFNMSGYPTGLYSFIDEPDIYTYFTREGLIITIDMNGNYDLSN; encoded by the coding sequence ATGAGCAAATCTAAAACAATATATACTCTACTATTTGCAGCGTTGATTGGATTCGCAGTAAATAGTTGTACCGAAACGGAATATATTTATGTAATTGAAGAGCCGGAAACGGATCCCCCAACAAGACAATCTCTTGGTAATTTCGAGATAGAATCGGCTGTTGTTAGCGATAAGGATGCAATGGTAAGTTGGTCGGCGCCCAAAGTCCCTGATAGCATAAAGCTTACCTACGAAGTTGGTTTAAACGATTCAGTGGTTTTCTACAATCTAACATCCAGAAATGTACTTATACAGAATCTGTCCCCTTTCTCTTCGTATAAAGTTTCCGTAAAAGCATACGATAGCGATAGAAATTATTCAGTTGCCGATACCTTAATTAAAACAAGAGGAAGCAATAATCTTCAACCAATACTAAAATTCAACCTGGATTACAAGACTTTTCAGTTTATGAAGATTAAAAGAACTGCCGACAATGGTTTTATGATATTGGGAATGGGGCAGCACACATTTTACGGTTATTCAAGCAGAAATTTTATGCTAAAAATAAACCAGAATTTTGAAATTGAATGGTTAAAAGAGTTTGACTGGGAGGAAAAAAACAATTATGAAACTGTTCTGGATTTTGTTGAATGCCCGGATGGAAGTTATGTAATTGCTCAATATTTGTCTGTGGTTAAAGTTGATGCCTATGGAAATAAGTTATGGCAAATACGATTAGCTGAAAGTTATGAAGAAATGCTGGGAAGCCATATGGCCTACAACCAACTAACCGGCGATACATATTTTTGTGGCTTATTTGGTAGTGGACATGGATTCACCATCATCAATATAAACTCTGAGGGGCAGAAAGTTTGGGAAAAGTCATTTCCTTATTCAAAAAATGTTTACTGCTCGGGGGTAGAGTTTATAGATAACCAGCTATTTTTTGCAGGGAATATTGGAGAAGAAGAACGATTGTTCATAGCCGGATTTAGCTCGGAGGGAACAAAACTGTACGATAAAGAATTACCTAATGAGTATGCTTATGCCGATGTAATTTTAAATTCGGAGGTAACTTCTGATGGCAATATTCTCCTTTACGGAGCTATTGCTGGCGAAATGGGGGAATACGGTTATTACAACACCCAAATGCAAATAATTAAACTTAATATCAATGGCGATATTTTATGGCGAATTTATCCTGACTACCCTGATGGTAAGGTTTTTAGCAGCGTTTGGTTATCGACAATAGAAAATAACGATACAAGAATTTTTCAAACCTCCCATGATAGAGGTTCAGAGTTATATCGAATTAATTCAGACGGAAATATTCTGATGACAGGCTTTAATATGAGTGGGTACCCTACGGGATTATACAGTTTTATTGATGAGCCAGATATTTACACTTATTTTACTCGGGAAGGTTTAATAATTACAATAGATATGAATGGGAATTATGACTTAAGTAACTAA
- a CDS encoding nuclear transport factor 2 family protein, with translation MKIKQSLKEDAVCQTDRTPWNGRAQIQKGLEKAFADLDTHNYGNYPFLHVVTNHLIEITGPTTAKGKYYLIDLFTERPVEDLPLLLLGLYVDDYELIDGKWYIASTRLDIAWPARNI, from the coding sequence ATAAAAATTAAACAGTCTCTTAAAGAAGATGCGGTTTGCCAAACAGACCGGACTCCATGGAACGGCCGGGCCCAAATTCAGAAAGGACTGGAAAAGGCTTTTGCTGATCTCGATACCCATAATTACGGCAATTATCCGTTTCTCCATGTGGTAACAAATCACTTGATTGAGATTACCGGCCCCACTACTGCCAAGGGAAAGTATTATCTTATCGATTTATTTACAGAGAGACCGGTTGAGGATCTTCCCTTACTTTTGTTAGGCCTTTATGTTGACGATTACGAGCTTATTGACGGGAAATGGTACATTGCTTCCACTCGTTTAGATATTGCATGGCCTGCCCGAAACATTTAA
- a CDS encoding DUF4262 domain-containing protein produces MSENYTYDKQITENILADIEEHKMNISYVESDGYCPKFGYSIGLFKQFEHPELIILGLNPESTGTILNDIKSQIISGTKFIEGVNYYGFLVDLPIQFIKVQRSYYKDYLGYAGWYYKKSFDFPVLQVVWPDKNGKFPWEMDFNKNFKFVQPLLDRNGDFKFLEEKNLAVFTTESVLKGEPILYVYHEEDGDWQFHGETPPDIKKAKLVSLESLVKMDMSLNDIYYLNFGESAHRNSPNDVWKINEKEKN; encoded by the coding sequence ATGAGCGAAAACTATACATACGATAAGCAAATAACAGAGAATATTCTCGCCGACATTGAGGAACATAAAATGAACATTTCCTACGTTGAGAGTGATGGATATTGTCCAAAATTTGGATATTCAATTGGATTATTTAAGCAATTTGAGCATCCCGAACTGATAATACTTGGATTAAATCCTGAATCAACTGGAACAATTTTGAATGACATCAAATCACAAATAATAAGTGGGACAAAATTCATAGAAGGTGTCAATTATTATGGTTTTTTGGTTGACTTGCCAATTCAATTCATAAAAGTTCAACGGAGCTATTACAAAGACTATCTTGGATACGCTGGATGGTATTACAAAAAATCATTTGACTTTCCTGTCTTACAAGTTGTGTGGCCAGACAAAAATGGGAAGTTTCCATGGGAAATGGATTTTAATAAAAATTTCAAATTTGTCCAACCTCTTTTAGACAGGAACGGTGATTTTAAGTTTTTGGAGGAAAAAAATCTCGCAGTTTTCACGACAGAATCGGTCTTAAAAGGAGAACCGATTTTATATGTTTATCATGAGGAAGATGGAGATTGGCAATTTCATGGTGAAACTCCGCCTGACATAAAAAAAGCAAAACTCGTTTCCTTAGAGTCTCTTGTAAAAATGGACATGTCCTTGAATGATATATACTATTTAAATTTTGGAGAATCAGCCCACAGAAATTCTCCAAATGATGTGTGGAAAATAAATGAGAAAGAAAAAAACTAA